In one Nitrospirota bacterium genomic region, the following are encoded:
- a CDS encoding ATP-binding protein, giving the protein VILTIRDQAGVRELKERMRRSDRLATLGMIAAGIAHEVKNPLVGISGAAQLMKSELRSRERSVNKEGTSKSQIEYLDVILKEADRLNKVLEGILDFTRLKPLEIKACNIHSILDHTLLLNEENARQSNIILTRSYDPSLPDVLGNRDQLVQVFLNIIRNAVEAMQSGGKLTLVTRMSDQFTSVQSDGKKLRLMVVKVNDTGRGIKQEHLNDIFTPFFTTKDKGVGLGLALSYQIIQEHLGTMRVESQENEGTTFSIYLPLAG; this is encoded by the coding sequence GTGATCCTGACTATCCGCGATCAGGCCGGCGTCCGGGAGCTCAAGGAGCGCATGCGGCGGTCCGACCGGCTTGCTACCCTTGGCATGATCGCAGCGGGCATCGCACACGAGGTGAAAAACCCGCTGGTCGGGATCAGCGGCGCGGCACAGCTGATGAAGTCCGAGCTCAGGTCCCGGGAGCGGTCCGTCAACAAAGAGGGGACAAGCAAAAGCCAGATCGAATACCTCGATGTGATCCTGAAGGAGGCGGACCGGCTGAACAAGGTGCTCGAGGGCATCCTTGACTTTACGCGGCTGAAGCCGCTCGAGATCAAGGCCTGCAACATCCACAGCATCCTGGACCACACGCTGCTGCTGAACGAGGAGAATGCCCGGCAGAGCAACATCATCCTCACGCGTTCATACGATCCAAGCCTGCCGGACGTTCTCGGGAACCGGGACCAGCTCGTTCAGGTATTCCTGAACATCATCAGGAACGCCGTCGAGGCCATGCAATCGGGCGGGAAGTTGACCCTGGTCACCAGGATGTCGGACCAGTTCACGAGCGTGCAGTCCGACGGCAAGAAACTCCGCTTGATGGTCGTCAAGGTGAACGACACCGGCCGAGGCATCAAGCAGGAGCACCTGAACGATATCTTCACGCCCTTCTTCACCACCAAGGACAAGGGCGTCGGCCTGGGGCTGGCGCTCTCGTACCAGATCATTCAGGAGCATCTGGGAACGATGCGCGTCGAGAGCCAGGAGAAC